A single region of the Streptomyces sp. ITFR-16 genome encodes:
- a CDS encoding acyl-CoA dehydrogenase family protein encodes MTLTSLTEDQQALVETTLDFAQDHLAPHAVRWDRDKHFPLDVLRKAAGLGLGGVYVREESGGSGLSRADGVLVFEALASGCPSIAGYLSIHNMVAWMLDTYGGADQRARWLPRLCAMDDLASYCLTEPGAGSDAAAISTRAVRDGDTYVLTGVKQFISGAGASQLYLVMARTGGAGPDGISAFLVDRDDPGLSFGPNEAKMGWNAQPTRQVVLDGVRLPEDRLLGRTGDGFRIAMSGLNGGRLGIAACSLGGARSALSKSLAHLAGREAFGARLLDAQALQFRLADMATELTAARALVHQAATALDRADPQGPQLCAMAKRFATDTGYSVADRALQLHGGYGYVNEYGIEKIVRDLRVHQILEGTNEIMRVIVARGLTEAFR; translated from the coding sequence ATGACTCTCACCTCCCTCACCGAGGACCAGCAGGCCCTGGTGGAGACCACCCTCGACTTCGCCCAGGACCACCTGGCACCCCATGCCGTCCGGTGGGACCGCGACAAACACTTCCCGCTCGACGTGCTGCGCAAGGCCGCCGGGCTCGGACTCGGCGGCGTCTACGTACGGGAGGAGTCCGGCGGCAGCGGACTCTCCCGCGCCGACGGTGTCCTCGTCTTCGAGGCCCTGGCCTCCGGCTGCCCCTCCATCGCCGGCTATCTCTCCATCCACAACATGGTCGCCTGGATGCTCGACACCTACGGCGGCGCGGACCAGCGCGCACGGTGGCTGCCCCGGCTGTGCGCCATGGACGACCTCGCCAGCTACTGCCTCACCGAACCGGGCGCCGGCTCGGACGCGGCCGCGATCAGCACCCGCGCCGTCCGCGACGGCGACACCTATGTCCTGACCGGCGTGAAGCAGTTCATCTCCGGGGCGGGCGCCTCCCAGCTCTACCTGGTCATGGCGCGCACCGGGGGAGCGGGCCCCGACGGGATCTCCGCGTTCCTCGTGGACCGGGACGACCCCGGGCTCTCGTTCGGCCCGAACGAGGCGAAGATGGGGTGGAACGCCCAGCCCACCCGCCAAGTGGTCCTGGACGGGGTCCGGTTGCCCGAGGACCGGCTGCTCGGCCGGACGGGCGACGGCTTCCGGATCGCGATGAGCGGGCTGAACGGCGGCCGGCTCGGCATCGCCGCCTGCTCCCTGGGCGGCGCCCGCAGCGCCCTCAGTAAGAGCCTCGCGCATCTCGCGGGCCGCGAGGCGTTCGGCGCGCGGCTCCTGGACGCGCAGGCGCTGCAGTTCCGCCTCGCCGACATGGCGACCGAACTCACCGCCGCCCGCGCCCTGGTCCACCAGGCCGCCACCGCCCTGGACCGGGCGGACCCCCAGGGCCCGCAGCTGTGCGCGATGGCCAAGCGCTTCGCCACCGACACCGGCTACTCCGTCGCCGACCGGGCCCTGCAGCTCCACGGGGGCTACGGATACGTCAACGAGTACGGCATCGAGAAGATCGTCCGTGACCTGCGGGTCCATCAGATCCTGGAAGGAACCAACGAGATCATGCGCGTCATCGTGGCCCGCGGCCTGACGGAGGCGTTCCGGTGA
- a CDS encoding NAD(P)/FAD-dependent oxidoreductase, giving the protein MPDAVVIGAGPNGLVAANLLAASGWSVEVLEAQPEPGGAVRSDRGVHPDYVNDLFSAFYPLAAASPVLAGLDLHDEGLTWSRAPRVLAHPLPDGRCAVLDGAAEDTAAGLDTFAPGDGAAWLDLYGTWKRLGPDILGALFTPFPPVRSGVRLAARLRAAGGLRMARMLLLPVRRLGEEQFRGEAGRLLLAGNALHADLGPEAAGSGGFGYLMSMLGQTYGFPVPVGGAGALTAALVRRLERHGGVVRCGERVTGIVVRGGRAVGVRTAGGESVPASRAVLADVSAPALYGELVDARYLPDRLLKDLRGFQWDFATFKTDWALSGPVPWTAGEARSAGTVHLADGVDGLTRFAAQIATGRVPDRPFLLFGQMTTADASRSPAGTESAWAYTHVPHRIKGDAGEDGLTGRWDRREQEAMADRMENEVERWAPGFRSRIVSRRLLAPTTLESLDANLLGGAINGGTTAAHQQLVFRPVPGLGRPETPVKSLYLASASAHPGGGVHGAPGANAARAALRGARGFGPHAPWGRRAGRRTG; this is encoded by the coding sequence ATGCCGGACGCGGTGGTCATCGGCGCGGGACCCAACGGCCTCGTGGCGGCCAACCTCCTCGCCGCCTCGGGCTGGAGCGTGGAGGTGCTGGAGGCACAGCCGGAGCCCGGCGGCGCGGTCCGCAGCGACCGGGGCGTCCACCCCGACTACGTGAACGACCTCTTCAGCGCGTTCTACCCCCTGGCCGCCGCCTCTCCCGTCCTGGCAGGGCTGGACCTGCACGACGAGGGCCTCACCTGGAGCCGCGCCCCGCGCGTCCTGGCGCATCCGCTGCCGGACGGCCGCTGCGCGGTCCTGGACGGCGCGGCCGAGGACACCGCGGCGGGGCTGGACACGTTCGCCCCTGGCGACGGCGCCGCCTGGCTCGACCTGTACGGCACATGGAAGCGCCTGGGCCCCGACATCCTGGGCGCCCTGTTCACCCCGTTCCCGCCGGTGCGCTCCGGCGTACGTCTCGCCGCCAGGCTCCGGGCGGCCGGCGGCCTCCGGATGGCCCGGATGCTGCTGCTGCCCGTCCGGCGGCTGGGGGAGGAGCAGTTCCGCGGCGAGGCGGGCAGGCTGCTGCTCGCGGGCAACGCGCTGCACGCGGACCTCGGCCCGGAAGCGGCGGGCAGCGGGGGCTTCGGGTACCTGATGTCCATGCTCGGCCAGACCTACGGGTTTCCGGTGCCGGTCGGGGGCGCCGGCGCGCTCACGGCGGCCCTGGTGCGGCGGCTGGAGCGGCACGGCGGAGTGGTCCGCTGCGGGGAGCGCGTGACCGGGATCGTCGTACGGGGCGGGCGCGCCGTCGGCGTACGCACCGCGGGCGGTGAGTCCGTACCGGCGTCCCGGGCCGTCCTCGCCGATGTGTCCGCACCGGCGCTGTACGGCGAGCTGGTCGACGCGCGGTATCTCCCCGACCGGCTGTTGAAGGACCTGCGCGGGTTCCAGTGGGACTTCGCCACGTTCAAGACCGACTGGGCGCTGAGCGGGCCGGTGCCCTGGACCGCAGGCGAGGCGCGTTCGGCGGGAACCGTCCACCTCGCCGACGGGGTCGACGGGCTCACCCGCTTCGCCGCGCAGATCGCCACGGGCCGGGTGCCCGACCGCCCCTTCCTCCTCTTCGGGCAGATGACCACCGCGGACGCGAGCCGCTCACCCGCCGGCACCGAATCGGCCTGGGCCTACACCCACGTACCGCACCGGATCAAGGGAGACGCGGGCGAGGACGGGCTCACGGGGCGGTGGGACCGGCGGGAACAGGAGGCCATGGCCGATCGCATGGAGAACGAGGTCGAGCGCTGGGCCCCCGGATTCCGGTCCCGCATCGTCTCGCGCCGGCTGCTCGCACCGACCACCCTGGAGTCCCTGGACGCCAACCTGCTCGGCGGTGCGATCAACGGGGGAACCACGGCCGCCCACCAGCAGTTGGTGTTCCGCCCGGTGCCGGGCCTCGGCCGGCCCGAGACCCCGGTGAAGAGCCTCTACCTCGCCTCGGCCTCCGCCCACCCCGGCGGCGGGGTCCACGGGGCTCCCGGTGCCAACGCCGCGCGCGCCGCGCTGCGCGGCGCGCGCGGCTTCGGGCCGCACGCGCCGTGGGGGCGCCGGGCGGGACGGCGTACCGGCTGA
- a CDS encoding CoA-acylating methylmalonate-semialdehyde dehydrogenase: protein MVRELTHFIGGKHTAGTSGLFGDIHDPNTGSVQARVPLAGRADAGTAVADAVTAQREWGQWNPQRRARVLLRFLQLVDAERESLARLLSSEHGKTVADAHGDIQRGLEVVEFAAGIPHLLKGEFTDNAGTGIDVHSLRSPIGVVAGITPFNFPAMIPLWKAAPALACGNAFILKPSERDPSVPLRLAELFLEAGLPPGVLNVVNGGKEAVDTLLEDPRVGALGFVGSTPVAAHLYATAAAHGKRAQCFGGAKNHMIVMPDADLDQAADALIGAGYGSAGERCMAISVAVPVGEETADRLVAALKERIATLRIGRSDDPDADFGPLVSRDAVERVRRYVDIGVTEGAELVVDGRDFTLPGHEDGFFAGATLFDRVTSRMRIYREEIFGPVLCVVRAAGYEEALRLPSEHPYGNGVAIFTRDGDTARDFTRRVDTGMVGVNVPIPVPVAYHTFGGWKQSGFGDLNQHGPDAIRFYTRTKTVTSRWPSGAREGASFTLPTMG from the coding sequence ATGGTCCGTGAACTCACCCATTTCATCGGCGGGAAGCACACCGCCGGTACGTCCGGTCTCTTCGGCGACATCCACGACCCCAACACCGGTTCCGTACAGGCGCGTGTGCCGCTCGCGGGCCGCGCCGACGCCGGGACGGCCGTCGCCGACGCCGTCACCGCCCAGCGGGAGTGGGGGCAGTGGAACCCCCAGCGGCGCGCCCGCGTCCTGCTGCGCTTCCTCCAACTCGTCGACGCGGAACGCGAATCCCTGGCGCGCCTGCTGTCGTCGGAGCACGGCAAGACCGTCGCCGACGCGCACGGGGACATCCAACGCGGCCTGGAAGTCGTCGAGTTCGCCGCCGGGATTCCCCATCTGCTCAAGGGGGAGTTCACGGACAACGCCGGCACCGGCATCGACGTGCACTCGCTGCGCTCCCCGATCGGTGTGGTCGCCGGGATCACCCCCTTCAACTTCCCCGCGATGATCCCGCTCTGGAAGGCGGCACCCGCTCTCGCCTGCGGAAACGCCTTCATCCTCAAGCCGTCGGAGCGCGACCCGTCCGTCCCGCTGCGGCTGGCCGAACTCTTCCTGGAAGCCGGTCTGCCGCCCGGCGTGCTGAACGTCGTCAACGGCGGCAAGGAAGCGGTCGACACACTCCTGGAGGACCCGAGGGTGGGCGCGCTCGGTTTCGTCGGCTCCACCCCCGTCGCCGCGCACCTCTATGCCACCGCCGCCGCCCACGGCAAGCGCGCCCAGTGCTTCGGCGGCGCCAAGAACCACATGATCGTGATGCCGGACGCCGACCTCGACCAGGCCGCCGACGCCCTGATCGGCGCCGGATACGGCTCCGCCGGCGAGCGCTGCATGGCGATCTCCGTCGCCGTCCCCGTCGGGGAGGAGACCGCCGACCGGCTCGTCGCCGCGCTCAAGGAGCGCATCGCCACCCTCCGGATCGGCCGCTCCGACGACCCGGACGCCGACTTCGGGCCCCTGGTGAGCCGGGACGCCGTCGAGCGGGTCCGGCGGTATGTGGACATCGGCGTCACCGAGGGCGCCGAACTCGTCGTGGACGGGCGGGACTTCACCCTCCCTGGGCACGAGGACGGCTTCTTCGCCGGGGCGACCCTCTTCGACCGCGTCACCTCGCGGATGCGGATCTACCGCGAGGAGATCTTCGGCCCCGTCCTGTGCGTCGTCCGGGCCGCCGGCTACGAGGAGGCGCTGCGGCTGCCCAGCGAGCACCCGTACGGAAACGGGGTCGCGATCTTCACCCGGGACGGCGACACCGCCCGCGACTTCACCCGCCGGGTGGACACCGGCATGGTCGGCGTCAACGTCCCGATCCCGGTCCCCGTCGCCTATCACACCTTCGGCGGCTGGAAGCAGTCCGGATTCGGCGACCTGAACCAGCACGGCCCGGACGCCATCCGCTTCTACACCCGCACCAAGACCGTCACCTCGCGCTGGCCCTCGGGCGCCAGGGAAGGCGCGAGCTTCACCCTGCCCACCATGGGATGA
- a CDS encoding enoyl-CoA hydratase — MSTDSYETIRVERRGRTALLTLDRPKALNALDLRLMNEVVAATAELDRDPGIGCVVLTGSPKAFAAGADIKEMRSQSYMDMYLGDWFTAWDRLGALRTPTVAAVSGYALGGGCELAMLCDILLAADTAVFGQPEIKLGVIPGIGGSQRLTRAVGKAKAMEMCLTGRTMDATEAERAGLVSRVVPAGDLLGEALAVAETVAGMSLPVAMMAKEAVSRAFETTLAEGVRFERRLFHAVFATADQKEGMAAFADKRPPGFTHS, encoded by the coding sequence ATGAGCACCGACTCCTACGAGACCATCCGCGTCGAACGCAGGGGCCGTACCGCCCTTCTCACGCTCGACCGCCCCAAGGCCCTGAACGCGCTCGACCTGCGGCTGATGAACGAGGTCGTCGCCGCGACGGCGGAGCTGGACCGCGACCCCGGCATCGGCTGCGTCGTCCTCACCGGATCACCGAAGGCCTTCGCGGCCGGGGCCGACATCAAGGAGATGCGGTCGCAGAGCTACATGGACATGTACCTCGGCGACTGGTTCACCGCCTGGGACCGGCTCGGAGCCCTGCGCACACCGACGGTCGCCGCCGTCTCCGGGTACGCGCTCGGCGGCGGCTGCGAGCTGGCGATGCTCTGCGACATCCTGCTGGCCGCCGACACCGCCGTGTTCGGGCAGCCCGAGATCAAGCTGGGCGTGATCCCCGGCATCGGCGGCTCGCAGCGCCTGACCCGCGCGGTGGGCAAGGCCAAGGCCATGGAGATGTGCCTGACCGGCCGCACGATGGACGCCACCGAGGCGGAACGGGCCGGACTCGTCTCGCGGGTGGTGCCCGCGGGGGACCTCCTCGGTGAGGCGCTGGCCGTCGCCGAGACCGTCGCGGGGATGTCGCTGCCCGTCGCGATGATGGCCAAGGAAGCGGTCTCCCGGGCCTTCGAGACGACGCTCGCGGAAGGCGTCCGCTTCGAACGCCGCCTGTTCCACGCGGTGTTCGCGACCGCCGACCAGAAGGAGGGCATGGCCGCGTTCGCCGACAAGCGGCCGCCGGGCTTCACGCACTCCTGA
- a CDS encoding enoyl-CoA hydratase/isomerase family protein, with product MTADEEHVLLRTEGRAARLTLNRPRALNALTHGMVRRIDEALTAWEHDPAVETVILTGAGERGLCAGGDIRSIYEDARAGGTASAGFWRDEYRLNARIARYPKPYVAVMDGIVMGGGVGVSAHGSVRIVTERSRVAMPETGIGFVPDVGGTYLLALAPGELGTHLGLTGAPVGAADALLCGLADHFVPSADLPRLLTDLTTKPVRDALGPYVQQPPPGELADHRDWIDACYGADTVEETVARLRAHGSRAAAAAAGTLAARSPTALKVTLTALRRARRLGPLERVLEQEYRVSTAALASHDLAEGIRAQVIDKDRSPHWAPATLAEVTGTDVARYFAPPAEGGLHLATTPQEMPW from the coding sequence GTGACCGCCGACGAGGAACACGTACTGCTCCGCACCGAGGGCCGCGCCGCCCGCCTCACCCTCAACCGGCCCCGGGCGCTCAACGCCCTCACCCACGGCATGGTGCGCCGCATCGACGAGGCGCTGACCGCCTGGGAGCACGACCCGGCCGTGGAGACCGTGATCCTCACGGGGGCCGGTGAGCGCGGACTGTGCGCGGGCGGCGACATCCGCTCCATCTACGAGGACGCCCGCGCCGGCGGCACCGCGTCGGCCGGCTTCTGGCGGGACGAGTACCGGCTCAACGCCCGGATCGCCCGCTACCCGAAGCCGTATGTGGCCGTCATGGACGGCATCGTGATGGGTGGTGGCGTCGGTGTCTCCGCGCACGGCAGCGTCCGCATCGTCACCGAGCGCTCGCGCGTCGCGATGCCGGAGACCGGCATCGGCTTCGTCCCCGACGTCGGCGGCACCTATCTGCTCGCCCTCGCCCCCGGCGAACTCGGCACCCACCTCGGGCTGACCGGGGCGCCCGTCGGCGCGGCCGACGCCCTGCTGTGCGGACTGGCCGACCACTTCGTCCCCTCCGCCGACCTGCCCCGGCTGCTGACCGACCTCACCACGAAGCCGGTACGCGACGCCCTCGGCCCGTACGTACAGCAGCCGCCACCCGGCGAACTCGCGGACCACCGGGACTGGATCGACGCCTGCTACGGGGCCGACACGGTCGAGGAGACCGTCGCCCGGCTGCGCGCCCATGGATCGCGCGCGGCCGCAGCGGCGGCCGGCACACTCGCGGCCAGGTCGCCCACCGCCCTCAAGGTCACACTCACCGCACTGCGCCGGGCCCGCCGGCTCGGCCCGCTGGAGCGCGTCCTGGAACAGGAGTACCGCGTCTCCACGGCCGCGCTCGCCTCCCACGACCTGGCCGAGGGCATCCGCGCCCAGGTCATCGACAAGGACCGCAGCCCGCACTGGGCACCGGCCACCCTGGCCGAGGTCACCGGCACGGACGTGGCGCGCTACTTCGCCCCGCCCGCCGAAGGCGGACTCCACCTGGCCACAACCCCACAGGAGATGCCGTGGTGA
- the cobF gene encoding precorrin-6A synthase (deacetylating): MSTAARHLLVIGIGAGDPDHLTLGAVRAMRRADVFFVLGKGREKSALTRLRRDVLDEHLPGPYRVVEAEDPWRDRRQASDAGYTDAVRDWRRRRADLCARLIREELAPGQCGAFLVWGDPSLYDSTLGILEDIGARGEVDFTCEVVPGISSVSALAARHRITLNRVGRPVHITPGRRLAEGLPPDDSDIVVMLDAHESFGQLAGSGVWIHWGAYLGTPDEILIAGPLDEVADRIRHTRAEARAEHGWIMDTYLLRRRPEGPDA; this comes from the coding sequence ATGAGTACCGCCGCCCGGCATCTCCTCGTCATCGGGATCGGCGCCGGCGACCCCGACCACCTCACGCTCGGCGCCGTGCGCGCCATGCGCAGGGCCGATGTCTTCTTCGTACTCGGCAAGGGCCGGGAGAAATCCGCCCTCACCCGGTTGCGGCGGGACGTGCTCGATGAGCATCTCCCGGGGCCGTACCGCGTCGTCGAGGCCGAGGACCCCTGGCGCGACCGCCGCCAGGCATCGGACGCGGGATACACCGACGCCGTGCGCGACTGGCGCCGGCGCCGCGCCGACCTCTGCGCCCGGCTGATCCGCGAGGAGTTGGCGCCCGGACAGTGCGGGGCGTTCCTGGTGTGGGGCGACCCGTCGCTGTACGACAGTACGCTCGGCATCCTGGAGGACATCGGGGCCCGCGGGGAGGTGGACTTCACCTGCGAGGTGGTCCCCGGCATCAGCAGCGTCTCCGCCCTCGCCGCCCGCCACCGCATCACCCTCAACCGGGTCGGCCGCCCCGTCCACATCACCCCGGGGCGACGCCTCGCCGAGGGCCTTCCGCCCGACGACTCCGACATCGTCGTCATGCTCGACGCCCACGAGTCCTTCGGGCAGTTGGCGGGCAGCGGCGTCTGGATCCACTGGGGCGCCTACCTCGGCACGCCGGACGAAATCCTGATCGCCGGCCCCCTCGACGAGGTCGCCGACCGCATCCGGCACACACGCGCCGAGGCCCGCGCCGAACACGGCTGGATCATGGACACCTACCTGCTGCGGCGGCGCCCCGAAGGCCCGGACGCCTGA
- a CDS encoding dienelactone hydrolase family protein → MTTITTRTVEYPADGLTMVGHLALPAGADRRAAVLLGPEGMGLGDVERRRADALAELGYVALAFDLHGGRYVGNPEEMLARCLPLLADPDRMRGIGHAALDVLRTEPRTDPDRIAAVGYGTGGAIALELGRDGVDLRAIGTVNATTTGRPGESARIRCPVWAGVGSEDPIMPPAQRSAFTAEMQDAGVDWRLTVYGGALHAFHHPPVDHPTVPGVGYHPQHARRAWRDVVDLLAECLPVTEDLGG, encoded by the coding sequence ATGACGACGATCACGACACGCACGGTCGAGTACCCGGCCGACGGTTTGACGATGGTCGGGCACCTCGCGCTCCCTGCCGGTGCCGACCGCCGGGCCGCGGTGCTGCTCGGACCCGAGGGCATGGGACTCGGCGATGTCGAGCGCCGCCGGGCCGACGCTCTCGCCGAACTGGGATATGTGGCGCTGGCCTTCGACCTTCACGGCGGGCGCTATGTGGGCAACCCCGAAGAAATGCTGGCCCGTTGCCTGCCGCTGCTCGCCGACCCCGACCGGATGCGGGGCATCGGCCACGCGGCACTCGACGTGCTGCGCACCGAACCGCGCACCGACCCCGACCGGATCGCCGCCGTCGGCTACGGCACCGGGGGCGCCATCGCACTGGAACTCGGGCGCGACGGCGTCGACTTGCGCGCGATCGGCACCGTCAACGCCACCACCACGGGCCGACCGGGCGAGTCGGCGCGCATCCGCTGCCCGGTGTGGGCCGGGGTCGGGTCGGAAGACCCGATCATGCCGCCCGCGCAACGGAGCGCGTTCACCGCCGAGATGCAGGATGCGGGCGTCGACTGGCGCCTCACGGTCTACGGCGGCGCCCTGCACGCCTTCCACCACCCGCCGGTCGACCACCCCACGGTCCCCGGCGTCGGCTACCACCCCCAGCACGCGCGGCGAGCCTGGCGCGACGTCGTCGACCTGCTCGCCGAGTGCCTGCCCGTGACGGAGGACCTGGGGGGATGA
- a CDS encoding class F sortase: MTLGVLSALVSGIVWASSDSPAARGGDAAGGGDQPARQVAPHAPLSRSRPVKITVPAIFIEAPVTGLGLDKKGHLGAPPLSRPKLVGWYQDGPSPGEAGTSLIVGHRDTETGPAIFLNLNALHRGDTVKVARADRVTAVFVVDEVKTYTKDKFPDDKVYGTTRRPELRLMTCGGRFNKKNGYSANVVVFAHLTSLKKQTV; encoded by the coding sequence ATGACGCTGGGCGTGCTCTCCGCGCTGGTGAGCGGCATCGTGTGGGCGAGCTCGGACTCGCCCGCCGCCCGCGGCGGTGACGCCGCGGGCGGCGGCGACCAGCCGGCCCGGCAGGTGGCTCCGCACGCACCCCTGTCCCGCTCCCGCCCGGTGAAGATCACCGTGCCCGCCATCTTCATCGAGGCCCCGGTCACCGGTCTGGGGCTCGACAAGAAGGGCCATCTCGGCGCCCCACCGCTGAGCAGGCCGAAGCTGGTGGGCTGGTACCAGGACGGCCCCTCGCCCGGTGAGGCGGGGACCTCCCTCATCGTCGGCCACCGCGACACCGAGACGGGACCGGCGATCTTCCTCAACCTCAACGCGCTGCACCGAGGTGACACGGTGAAGGTCGCCCGGGCCGACCGGGTCACCGCCGTCTTCGTCGTCGACGAGGTCAAGACCTACACGAAGGACAAGTTCCCGGACGACAAGGTGTACGGGACCACCCGCCGTCCGGAACTCAGGCTCATGACGTGCGGCGGGCGCTTCAACAAGAAGAACGGCTACTCGGCCAATGTCGTCGTCTTCGCCCATCTGACGTCCCTGAAGAAGCAGACGGTCTGA
- a CDS encoding short-chain fatty acyl-CoA regulator family protein, which translates to MARPPARKVYAHAKLRRLRSERGMNQVELARALGISTSYLNQIEHSRRPLTAPVLIRIAEVLGVEPEFFSEAAEERLATDLRAALGDEATGVSASVEEAVEVARDHPEVARALVALHHRYRDASEQVAALASASADGPATALLPAEPHDEVRDFFYAHHNHFEPLDSEAERASRAWGTESAGPAAEVLRRRLADRHRVTVVQAAPERSVDARRFDPVNRLVFLSPWLKEGQRAFQLATQIALLEHGPLLDTLVDAGGLTSPQAEGLARIGLANYFAGALLMPYTAFRSAAEELRYDIELLQARFGVGFETVCHRLSTLQRSGRRGVPFSFLRVDRAGNVSKRQSATDFHFSRLGGTCPLWTVYAAFSSPGRVLTQVAEMPDGKRYFWVARTVVRGGAGHHAPRAEFAVALGCELRHAHRLVYAEGVALDDPRAATPIGLGCRICERRDCAQRARPPAGGLLAVDPDRRTYVPYPVETGNGT; encoded by the coding sequence ATGGCACGTCCTCCCGCACGGAAGGTCTACGCGCACGCCAAGCTGCGCAGGCTCCGCTCCGAACGCGGGATGAACCAGGTCGAGCTGGCCCGCGCGCTGGGCATCTCGACGAGCTATCTGAACCAGATCGAGCACAGCCGGCGCCCGCTGACGGCTCCGGTGCTGATCCGTATCGCCGAAGTCCTGGGCGTGGAACCCGAGTTCTTCTCGGAGGCCGCCGAGGAACGGCTCGCCACCGATCTGCGGGCCGCCCTCGGGGACGAGGCGACCGGGGTGTCCGCCTCGGTAGAGGAAGCCGTCGAGGTGGCGCGCGACCACCCCGAGGTGGCCCGCGCGCTGGTCGCCCTGCACCACCGCTACCGGGACGCCTCCGAGCAGGTGGCGGCGCTGGCCTCCGCCTCGGCCGACGGCCCCGCCACCGCACTGCTCCCGGCCGAACCGCACGACGAGGTGCGCGACTTCTTCTACGCCCATCACAACCACTTCGAACCGCTGGACAGCGAGGCGGAGCGCGCGTCGCGCGCCTGGGGGACCGAATCGGCCGGGCCGGCGGCGGAGGTCCTGCGGCGCCGGCTCGCCGACCGTCACCGGGTCACGGTCGTCCAGGCGGCACCCGAGCGCTCGGTGGACGCCCGCCGCTTCGATCCGGTGAACCGGCTGGTGTTCCTGTCGCCCTGGCTGAAGGAGGGCCAGCGGGCGTTCCAGCTCGCCACCCAGATCGCGCTGCTGGAACACGGGCCGCTGCTCGACACGCTGGTCGACGCGGGCGGGCTGACCTCGCCCCAGGCCGAGGGACTGGCCCGGATCGGTCTGGCGAACTACTTCGCCGGGGCGCTGCTGATGCCGTACACGGCGTTCCGGTCGGCGGCCGAGGAACTGCGCTACGACATCGAGCTGCTCCAGGCACGCTTCGGCGTCGGGTTCGAGACGGTGTGCCACCGGCTGAGCACGCTCCAGCGGTCCGGGCGGCGCGGGGTGCCCTTCTCGTTCCTGCGGGTGGACCGGGCGGGCAATGTCTCCAAGCGGCAGTCGGCGACCGACTTCCACTTCTCCCGGCTCGGCGGCACCTGCCCGCTGTGGACGGTGTACGCGGCGTTCTCCTCCCCCGGCCGTGTCCTCACCCAGGTCGCCGAAATGCCGGACGGCAAGCGGTACTTCTGGGTGGCGCGCACCGTGGTACGGGGCGGTGCGGGGCATCACGCGCCTCGGGCCGAGTTCGCCGTCGCCCTGGGGTGCGAGCTGCGCCATGCGCACCGCCTGGTGTACGCGGAGGGCGTCGCGCTGGACGATCCCCGGGCCGCGACACCGATCGGTCTGGGCTGCCGGATCTGCGAGCGCCGGGACTGCGCCCAGCGGGCCCGGCCCCCGGCGGGCGGGCTGCTGGCCGTCGACCCCGACCGGCGCACCTATGTCCCGTACCCCGTGGAGACGGGGAACGGGACATAG
- the mmsB gene encoding 3-hydroxyisobutyrate dehydrogenase, with protein sequence MVNSSRTIGFIGLGHMGGPMAANLVEAGHRVLGHDLVPGLLDAAAAGGVEPAGSSAQAAAAADVVITMLPAGRHVLALYREEGLPAAARPGTLFIDCSTIDVADARAAHEAAAAAGMRSLDAPVSGGVVGAEAGTLTFMAGGGEAEFAQAEPLLAVMGRKAVHCGGPGAGQAAKICNNMILGISMIAVSEAFVLGESLGLSHQALFDVASTASGQCWSLSVNCPVPGPVPGSPANRDYRPGFAAPLMAKDLGLAAGAARAAGVDAELGLRAAELYAAYAEGPGVEEDFSGIVRAIRDRSRSLRPLTAPEGGTA encoded by the coding sequence GTGGTGAACAGCAGCCGCACGATCGGATTCATCGGCCTCGGTCACATGGGCGGCCCGATGGCCGCCAACCTCGTCGAGGCGGGCCACCGGGTGCTCGGTCACGACCTGGTGCCCGGGCTCCTCGACGCGGCGGCCGCCGGCGGGGTGGAGCCCGCCGGATCGTCGGCGCAGGCCGCGGCCGCGGCGGACGTGGTGATCACCATGCTGCCGGCCGGGCGGCATGTGCTGGCCCTCTACCGGGAGGAGGGACTGCCGGCCGCCGCCCGGCCGGGCACCCTGTTCATCGACTGTTCGACCATCGATGTGGCCGACGCGCGCGCCGCCCACGAAGCGGCGGCCGCCGCCGGGATGCGGTCCCTGGACGCCCCCGTCTCCGGCGGGGTCGTCGGCGCCGAGGCGGGCACCCTCACCTTCATGGCGGGCGGGGGAGAGGCCGAGTTCGCGCAGGCCGAGCCGCTGCTCGCGGTGATGGGCAGGAAGGCCGTGCACTGCGGCGGCCCGGGTGCCGGGCAGGCCGCGAAGATCTGCAACAACATGATCCTCGGGATCTCGATGATCGCGGTGAGCGAGGCGTTCGTCCTCGGGGAGAGCCTGGGCCTGTCCCACCAGGCGCTGTTCGACGTGGCCTCCACCGCCTCCGGCCAGTGCTGGTCGCTGAGCGTCAACTGCCCCGTGCCGGGCCCGGTCCCGGGCAGCCCCGCCAACCGCGACTACCGTCCGGGCTTCGCGGCCCCGCTGATGGCCAAGGACCTCGGACTGGCCGCCGGCGCCGCCAGGGCGGCCGGGGTCGACGCGGAACTCGGCCTGAGAGCGGCAGAGTTGTACGCCGCCTACGCCGAAGGTCCCGGCGTCGAGGAGGACTTCTCCGGGATCGTCCGAGCGATCCGGGACCGGTCGCGGTCACTGCGGCCACTCACCGCACCTGAAGGAGGCACCGCATGA